The genomic segment AAGCGATTCCGGCTTACGAACAAGTTTTGATTGAAACCTCAAAGGCCGAGGAGCGCGATGCGCTGCGAAAGAAGCTTGTTGATCTTCGGACCTTTCAAAACCTGCTCGGCGCTGGGCAAATCGCTGAACGCGAAGACCGAGTGATGGCTGCGCGCCGGCATTACCTCGGAGCTTTGGAAATCCGCCCGAATTCAGAAATCGCCAAAAAGCTGTTGGTGGCACTTGATCAAAAGCAGGTTCAACCGCAGCGTTAAATCAGCAACCGTCATCTCGGATTCAGTGAAGCCGCTTGTGTGATAACCATTGGCAAAGCGTCAGATTCGCGGCGATAAAACAGTCGCGGGCGTTGCGCTTCGGGCGTGACTTTGCCTTTCAGTTGCGAAGCGTTCTTTCGGCGCAGGATTCGGGCACGTTCGGCCTGGTATTGTTTTTCCTGCATGCGCGGAACTTTCACTGTCGCGTAATCGAACCATTCGCGTAACAACACTCTGCCGTCGCGCGGGCGATTGTCCGCGGCCATTTGCTTCAGCCCGTCTTCGATCAGGGCATAAGTTAAATAGCCGTGGCCGAGTTCCTTGTTTTCCAGCGCCGCCTGGTAACTTTGCGAAGCGGTCAGCACGCTGATGCCTTTTTCATACGCCAGTTGCGCCAGTCCCTTGGCGTTCATCGGGCCTCGCCGCGTCTCTTCGGATTCCAGCACCTGCCCGGAATTACAGGCGTCAATCACCATCAATAACTGCCCAGCGCCGACGCCTTCCAGCATCGAAGTCAGTTCTACGTCCGAAATGCTGTTGCGCAAGACCTGCTTCATCGCGGCCTGCGTCAGGGCTTCGCGTTTGCCCGCAAACCCGAGATCGTGCGGGATCAGGTAAAAGCGCGGTTCGACGGCCAACCCGTGACCGGCGAAGTAAATCAGGACGGCGTCTTCCGGCTGCGTCGTTTTCAGTTTTTCAATCGCGGCCACGATGCTGGCTTTGGTCGCTTGCTGGTCGAACAGGTTGATGGCTTCGATTTTGGCAAACCGGTTGAGTGCGGTTTGGCTGCGTTGCAGCTCTTCGCTGAAATCCGTGGCATCGGGCACGGCGAAGCTCAAATTGAAATTCGGGTTGGAGTAACGGTTCACGCCAATTGTCAAAATGTATGCCGTGCCGCGTCGCCGCAACGCATCAGCGCCAATGACTTGACGATTCGCGTCCAAACTTTTGACGTTGTCGCGATTGAAAGCGTATGCCGTCAATCGGTTTTCTCCGGCGACGATTGGAATTTGCGCTTCCAGTTGAGCGCTGTTTCGGCCCTTGAGCGCGTCGCCTCGCCAAACTTTGAACAGCACGCCGTTGCGGAACAACCGAACGTCTTGCGCGCCGCTGCCGACATCTGTGATTTCCAGTTTGACGTTGATCGTTCGATGGTCGCTGGTGATCGGTTTGGTTGATGCGACACCGGTTTCAGTGCCAAGCAGCATTTGCACGCGCGGTTGGCGGCGATCAATTTGTGCGATTTTCTCTTTCGGCCGAGGTTGTTTGCCCGCAAACACATCGGCGAGCAAATCGGGATAGAAAAATTCGTTGAAGAAAATTTCGACCGGCGCAGTGCTGAATGTGTTTTGCCCAAAGCGCCACAAAATTTGCGGCCAGGCGGCGGGCGAACCGTCGAACAACCCTTCTGGCGTGACGACCAGCCAGTCGCTGCTTTCACGCAAAGACAACGCCGTCGCCGCAAGCTGCCCCGTTGCAGTAGCCCAGATGCGCACGCTGCCATCTTCATGCGCTGAAGTCAGCCAGTTGCCGTCGTCGCTGAAGCTCAAGCCATTGGCGCTGCCCGAAGCTCCTGTCAACGTTGCTCGTGTTGAGCCATTCGCGGCATCCAGCAATTTGACGATGCCTGTGGATGTCCCAGCCGCCAGCGTTTTGTCGTCCGCAGAAAACGCCAGACTGTAAACCGTCGCACCCGAATCGTTGGCGCTGCGAACAGTTTGCCAATCGCTGGTTTGCCAAAATTTGATTGCCTTGTCTGCTCCGCCCGAAGCCAATAGTTTCCCGTTATTGCTGAAATCAAGTGCGAACACGGCTCCGTTGTGAGCCGGTATTGAATGCAGTTCGCTCCAGGTCGTCGCATCCCAAACTTTGACGCTTCCATCCGCCGCGCCCGAAGCCAGCCATTTGCCATCGCTGCTCAGACCGAGGGAATTGATCTCTTTCGTTTGCTTCAGCGTCGTAATCGGATTGCCACTCGCGTCCCAAACCTTGATCGTCTGGTCGGAGCTGGCGGTAATCAATTTCCCGTTATCGAAGAAAACCATCGCATTGACGCCGTCGCTGTGCGCTTGCCATTTACGAGTTTCGCGTCCGCCCACGACTTCGATCAAACGAATGACGCCGCCTCGGCTGCCTGTTGCCAGCAACTGGCTGTCCGCGCTGAAGGCGACGGCGGTAATGCTGCCTTCGTTGCCCGCGAAGTTGGCGATGGCTCGACCGGCGAACACATCCCACAACGTCGCGCTGGTGTCTTGATTGCCTGTCGCCATCCAGCGCCCATCGTTGCTGAACGCGACTGCGCGCACAGGATTGGCTCGGCTGGTCAACATCACTGGATTGTTGAAATCGTCGAAACTGTGAATTTCCAGATCGCGCGTGCCCGGAGAAATCGCCAACCGTTGGCAATCGGAACTGAACACCGCCGCTTCGTATTTTTCCGTTCGGTCGGCTTCGGCGGAAAGTTGTGTTGCCGCGCGCGAAGCCAGATCGAACCGCTCGGTGATGCGTTCGGAAGACGCTGCAAACACTTGCGCGCCACTGGCGCTGAATCTGACGGTGACGACGCGTCCGGTGTTGAAACGAAAGCTTGCAGGTTCGGCGCTGAGTTGTGGCAAATGCCAGAACCGAACGGTGGCGTCGGCTCCGCCAGCCGCGAGCAAAACGCCGCTTGGGTTCAGGGCCAAACAGGTAATGGCTTCGGATTGCGTTGCGGTTTGCGTGGCTTGGCCGGTGGTCAGATTCCACCGCTTCAAACTTTTGTCTGCGCCGCCGGAAATCAGCGTTTGATTGTCCGCGCCAAATGCCAGGGCAGTCACCCAACCTGTGTGACCGTTCAGCGTTTTGAATTCGGTCTTTGTCGCGACATCCCAAATTTTGATTGTGTTATCAATTCCGCCAGAAGCCAGCAATTTGCCATCGCGGCTGAAAGCCACGACGTTGACGCGGCCTTTGTGGCCGTCAACGCTGGCAAACTCTTTTCCCGAAGCGACGTCCCACAATTTGACCTTGCCATCCATTCCGCCCGAAGCCAGCGATTGTCCGTCGGCGCTGAACGCCACTGTGCGAACGCCGCCCGTATGACCGGTTAGCACGCGAAGTTCGTTGCCGTAAAGTGCATCCCAAATGCGGATCGTTCCATCTGCGCTTGCCGACGCCAGATAGCGATTGTCCAGGCTGAATGCCAAACCGTCGCTTCGTTGGCTGTGACCTTGTTGCAGGATCAATTCCGGCTTGTCGGTCGCGTTGGCCGATTGCTGCGCCAGGAAGCTTCGCGGCGTCAAACAAAGCGCCGCAACCAGAAGCGAACAGCAGATTGTGATTTGAAAAATGGCTTTCATGCTTTATTGACTGATGTTACGCGATTAAGAAATGGGCTTCGATTCTGACAATGTTTACGTCCCGGTAGGGACGGTTTGAATTTAGCCCAGCAATTTATTGCTGGGAATGTGAGCGAATGAATCCGCGTCCTGTAGGGACGCTTGAGTTTCCACGGATGAAAGCTTCAGGCGTCCCTACAGGACGCGCCGGAAAGCTTGACTTACCCGGCAATGAATTCTTGTCTTTACCCAAATCTGTTCACGGAATTGGTTTGTCTCAGCNNNNNNNNNNNNNNNNNNNNNNNNNNNNNNNNNNNNNNNNNNNNNNNNNNNNNNNNNNNNNNNNNNNNNNNNNNNNNNNNNNNNNNNNNNNNNNNNNNNNNNNNNNNNNNNNNNNNNNNNNNNNNNNNNNNNNNNNNNNNNNNNNNNNNNNNNNNNNNNNNNNNNNNNNNNNNNNNNCGAAAATTTGGGTAATGACAAGCAATGAATTGCCGGGCTAATCTCAACCGTCCCCCTCGGGACGAAGAAGCTGTCAATTTCTTTGCTTGATTTGTTACCGCGTAACATCAGTTATTGAATCAAAAGACGAATCCGGTCGCTTGATTGCCCATGAACTGTCAGCCACAGCGATTGCTCACCACTTCCGACCAGCCAGCGCGGCAATGCCACATTGATTTGATCCAGGCCGGTCATTTCGTTTTGTGCTCCGACGTACAGAATCGGCAACGTCGCATCGCCCAGGTGCGCGGTGGTTCCGCCACGCTGATTCCGCAACCCTGTGCCGAATAAAACCAGAATCAGTTGATCGGATTCGCCGAACTGAATGGGGATTGCGGGTCGCGGATTGCGGATTGCGAATTTTTGTTGCGGCGAGTCCGGTTGCTTCAACGATTCGTAACTGACCGAGCCATCGTGTTGCGTTCTGAGCAAAACTGCGGCAGGCGCTTGATCGAACTCCGTGGTGAAAATTGCGGGCGCTGTTTCGACAATTTCAACCGTCGCCGTAGAAAGCTGGTTGTCACGGTTTCTGATGGCCACGGTCGCAAAACCCAGTGTGACATCGGGCGGAACCAAAAACGTGATTTGTCCCGACGAACAGGAGAACAGCGGCGCAAAATGCTCAACGCCGCGGCTGTCCGTGAGGACGACCTGTGTGTCGTTTATGCGATTGGGCAATGGCAACGATCCGGCATTGGCCGAAGTCGCGGCCAGGTTTTCGCCAAACGCGACGGCGATGGATTCGACGGCGAGTTTTTGCTGCGCGAAGTCTGCAGCGGAAACTACGGTCAGCGGCGCGAAATCATCGCGCGCGAAATTCAGAGGCAAACTTTCCGCATTGGCGTTGACCAGTTCGCGGCTGACCGGAGAATCTCCGAAGCTGAATTCGCCCAACGCCGACGATTTGATTGCGGCGATTGGTGAAAATCGCAACGTCGCAATTCGGAGTTTGCCGACGGGAAGTTTTTGTCCAATCGGCATGGAAACGATGAAACCGATCCGGCCTGCTTTGACTTCGCTTCGGTTGATCAGCAGCGTCGCCGAACCGAGTTCGTCCGCGACTGTTGCCGATTGCAGCCGCCAACTTTCAGCAGGCAAGTTCAGGCTGAAGCCGACGGCGTTTTCTTCGCCGCGCGCATCCAGCTCAATTTCGATAGTGTGATTG from the Acidobacteriota bacterium genome contains:
- a CDS encoding caspase family protein; this encodes MKAIFQITICCSLLVAALCLTPRSFLAQQSANATDKPELILQQGHSQRSDGLAFSLDNRYLASASADGTIRIWDALYGNELRVLTGHTGGVRTVAFSADGQSLASGGMDGKVKLWDVASGKEFASVDGHKGRVNVVAFSRDGKLLASGGIDNTIKIWDVATKTEFKTLNGHTGWVTALAFGADNQTLISGGADKSLKRWNLTTGQATQTATQSEAITCLALNPSGVLLAAGGADATVRFWHLPQLSAEPASFRFNTGRVVTVRFSASGAQVFAASSERITERFDLASRAATQLSAEADRTEKYEAAVFSSDCQRLAISPGTRDLEIHSFDDFNNPVMLTSRANPVRAVAFSNDGRWMATGNQDTSATLWDVFAGRAIANFAGNEGSITAVAFSADSQLLATGSRGGVIRLIEVVGGRETRKWQAHSDGVNAMVFFDNGKLITASSDQTIKVWDASGNPITTLKQTKEINSLGLSSDGKWLASGAADGSVKVWDATTWSELHSIPAHNGAVFALDFSNNGKLLASGGADKAIKFWQTSDWQTVRSANDSGATVYSLAFSADDKTLAAGTSTGIVKLLDAANGSTRATLTGASGSANGLSFSDDGNWLTSAHEDGSVRIWATATGQLAATALSLRESSDWLVVTPEGLFDGSPAAWPQILWRFGQNTFSTAPVEIFFNEFFYPDLLADVFAGKQPRPKEKIAQIDRRQPRVQMLLGTETGVASTKPITSDHRTINVKLEITDVGSGAQDVRLFRNGVLFKVWRGDALKGRNSAQLEAQIPIVAGENRLTAYAFNRDNVKSLDANRQVIGADALRRRGTAYILTIGVNRYSNPNFNLSFAVPDATDFSEELQRSQTALNRFAKIEAINLFDQQATKASIVAAIEKLKTTQPEDAVLIYFAGHGLAVEPRFYLIPHDLGFAGKREALTQAAMKQVLRNSISDVELTSMLEGVGAGQLLMVIDACNSGQVLESEETRRGPMNAKGLAQLAYEKGISVLTASQSYQAALENKELGHGYLTYALIEDGLKQMAADNRPRDGRVLLREWFDYATVKVPRMQEKQYQAERARILRRKNASQLKGKVTPEAQRPRLFYRRESDALPMVITQAASLNPR